AGAAACGCTAAATTTCTTGACAACGTTGGGTGGGCTTGGTACGATTCATAGGTTTAAATTTAAAAACGAGGAGGTACCTTAGGGTGAAACAGGTTGACGCGGTATTAATCGGGGACATGCATTTGGTTTTGAAAGAACCTCTACCTAAAGATGAAAAAGGTGGTGATGAAATTTTAGTGAGGGTGAGATTCTCATCTTCTTACAAACCTGAACTTCAACAAACTGAAACGGTTTTAGAGGGATAATTTCGGTAGGCCAATATTCGAACTTATTAATAAAATTTTTAAAAGGTGGAATAGGGATATTGGCCTATCATTTTAGTTGTAAATATTTTAAGAATAGCCAATCTCACTCAGTGCGATCCCTGCCAGAATTTTTTTAAATTTATTTCCTTATAATTTTTACGTTTTCCATTACAACATTTTTTAAAGGCCTGTCACTACCATCCCGTTGTACCTTAATGATTTTATCAACGATATCCTGGCCCTCTACTACCTCCCCAAATAGTGAATGGCGGTTGTCTAGCCAGGGTGTTGGAGCAACGGTTATAAAAAATTGGCTTCCATTGGTATTCGGACCCGCGTTTGCCATGGAAAGCCGTCCTGGTTTATCGTGCTTAAGTTTTGGGGAAAATTCATCCGCAAAGGTATACCCAGGACCTCCCCTTCCCGTTCCTTCAGGATCTCCCCCCTGAATCATAAAATTCGGGATTACTCTGTGAAAAATGAGACCGTCATAAAAGGGTTTTTTAACCTTTTTCCCGGTTTTAGGATCTAGCCACTCCTTGGTTCCCTCTGCCAGTCCAACAAAGTTTGCTACGGTGTTGGGGGCTTCTTTTTCAAAGAGTTGGCAGGTTATGGTTCCAAGGTTGGTATTAAAAACCGCGTAGGTTCCGGATGGAAGAGTTTTGTTCTCCGTTGCCCCTGATGGAACGACCATGGCCACCAAAAGAAAGAATGCCATTCCACTTACTAAAAACATAAGAG
This genomic window from Nitrospiria bacterium contains:
- a CDS encoding peptidylprolyl isomerase gives rise to the protein MVVPSGATENKTLPSGTYAVFNTNLGTITCQLFEKEAPNTVANFVGLAEGTKEWLDPKTGKKVKKPFYDGLIFHRVIPNFMIQGGDPEGTGRGGPGYTFADEFSPKLKHDKPGRLSMANAGPNTNGSQFFITVAPTPWLDNRHSLFGEVVEGQDIVDKIIKVQRDGSDRPLKNVVMENVKIIRK